From the genome of Oceanispirochaeta sp. M1, one region includes:
- the ygfK gene encoding putative selenate reductase subunit YgfK, whose amino-acid sequence MTDIMHPVSFGELVNRIFSEKAKDGTIFSFNKELSGADGSGHSPMELFGETAATPVGPAAGPHTQLAQNIVTSWAAGARFFELKTVQIMDTLEIEKPCIDAEDEGFNTEWSTEYTLDKAYDEYLKSWFLLHMMEALFEDHNERQFIFNMSVGYDLKGIQNPRMDQFINRLMNSSSEEKFTQYKKELDALAADPSFLKGTGLEGKASALKGLADRISPKLCSSMTLSTMHGCPPEEIEKIAVYLLTEKKIHTFVKLNPTLLGFKKVRSILDELGFDYISLNPEGFAHDLQYPDAVAMLTRLIALGKKQKLNFGVKLTNTLGSVNNKGTLPGEEMYMSGRALFPISIQVALKLSREFDCTLPISFSGGASVLNMKELMETGIRPVTMATEMLKPGGYGRLARAVDKAKEVKDWNRDGINLKALEILAEKALKAPEYKKDWRGTDVISTEEELPLYECAVAPCKTACAIHQDVPEYLRLVGQGRFADALEVIYNKNPLPFITGWICDHKCHYNCTRLDYDGTVKIREMKKIAAQQGFDEYLKRFNKPTTGSSKKAAVIGAGPAGLAAAYFLKRGGMDVSIFEREDGPGGVIRNVLPAFRMPPDQIEKDMDFIRMHGVDFHFGEKNISINDLKAKGYDSILIAIGAEKNRHLDLPGGRVMTSLEFLEQFRHDPEGCKLGENVAIVGGGNTAMDSARSAVRAPGVKKVRVIYRRTLKEMPADREEYYDAMKEGISFHFLRNPAAFRGGGQLSCSVMKLGEPDASGRRRPVITEETENFPVDTLITAIGENVDNEMLQKMGVPVRGSWAKLNEKTLETEVPGVFLVGDAQTGPDSIVVAMGSARKSVNHILAQVGVLLTPVIAEKLDNTEREDLLKRKSRMTPSAENPDEFAAWAQNEASRCLQCDVVCNKCVDVCPNRANVVIQTADGFSQESQILHVDAYCNECGNCAQFCPWDGRPYKDKITVFNRISDFEGSDNNGFITNGSEITLRQSGSVFKLNWDGSELSGTIPGGADGQKTAAILRTILTDYSWYCGPVEE is encoded by the coding sequence ATGACTGATATAATGCATCCGGTCTCCTTTGGAGAACTGGTAAACAGAATATTTTCAGAAAAAGCCAAAGACGGTACTATCTTCAGTTTTAATAAAGAGTTAAGCGGTGCTGACGGAAGTGGTCACTCCCCCATGGAACTTTTCGGAGAAACCGCCGCTACTCCTGTAGGTCCTGCAGCAGGCCCCCACACACAGCTTGCCCAGAACATTGTTACCTCATGGGCGGCAGGGGCCCGTTTCTTCGAACTGAAAACTGTTCAGATCATGGATACACTTGAAATTGAAAAACCCTGTATCGATGCCGAAGATGAAGGCTTTAACACCGAATGGTCTACCGAATACACACTGGACAAGGCTTATGATGAATATCTGAAATCCTGGTTCCTGCTTCATATGATGGAAGCTCTTTTTGAAGATCACAATGAGAGACAGTTTATCTTCAATATGTCTGTTGGATACGACCTTAAGGGTATCCAGAATCCAAGAATGGATCAGTTTATCAACAGACTGATGAACAGCTCATCCGAAGAAAAATTTACACAATACAAAAAAGAGCTGGATGCCCTGGCAGCTGATCCCTCCTTCTTAAAAGGAACAGGCCTGGAAGGAAAAGCTTCGGCTCTCAAGGGTCTGGCAGACAGGATTTCTCCAAAACTATGCAGCTCAATGACCTTGAGTACAATGCATGGCTGTCCTCCCGAGGAAATCGAAAAGATTGCCGTATATCTCCTGACAGAAAAAAAGATTCATACCTTTGTAAAACTGAACCCCACCCTCCTTGGATTTAAAAAAGTCCGTTCCATACTGGATGAGCTGGGATTTGATTATATTTCATTGAATCCTGAAGGATTTGCCCACGACCTGCAGTATCCCGACGCTGTCGCCATGCTGACAAGACTGATCGCTCTAGGTAAAAAACAGAAACTGAATTTTGGTGTAAAACTCACCAATACCCTTGGTTCTGTCAACAATAAGGGTACATTGCCTGGTGAAGAAATGTATATGTCCGGACGGGCATTATTTCCCATTTCCATTCAGGTCGCCCTGAAACTGAGCCGGGAATTTGACTGTACCCTTCCAATATCCTTCTCAGGTGGAGCTTCAGTTCTTAATATGAAGGAGCTTATGGAGACGGGAATACGTCCTGTAACCATGGCAACCGAGATGCTGAAGCCCGGTGGATACGGACGTCTTGCCAGAGCTGTTGATAAGGCAAAAGAAGTAAAGGACTGGAACAGAGACGGAATAAACCTCAAGGCCCTGGAAATATTGGCTGAAAAGGCCTTGAAAGCTCCAGAGTATAAGAAAGACTGGCGTGGAACTGATGTTATCAGCACAGAAGAGGAACTCCCTCTCTACGAATGTGCCGTAGCTCCCTGTAAGACTGCCTGTGCTATCCATCAGGATGTCCCCGAATATCTCAGACTGGTAGGACAGGGACGTTTTGCCGATGCCCTTGAGGTTATCTATAACAAGAATCCACTCCCCTTTATAACAGGATGGATCTGTGACCATAAGTGTCATTACAACTGTACCCGTCTTGATTATGACGGAACAGTAAAAATCCGTGAAATGAAAAAAATAGCGGCTCAGCAAGGCTTTGACGAGTATCTGAAACGCTTCAATAAACCGACTACCGGCAGCTCTAAAAAAGCCGCGGTCATAGGTGCAGGACCTGCAGGTCTTGCGGCGGCCTATTTCCTCAAACGCGGCGGTATGGATGTCTCTATTTTTGAAAGAGAAGACGGCCCCGGCGGTGTAATACGGAATGTACTCCCAGCCTTTAGAATGCCGCCGGATCAGATCGAAAAAGATATGGACTTCATCCGAATGCACGGTGTTGATTTCCACTTCGGAGAAAAAAACATCAGCATAAATGATCTCAAAGCCAAGGGTTATGATTCTATTCTTATTGCTATCGGAGCTGAAAAGAACCGACATCTGGATCTTCCCGGCGGCCGTGTTATGACCTCTCTGGAATTCCTTGAGCAGTTCCGCCATGACCCCGAAGGATGCAAGCTGGGTGAAAATGTAGCCATTGTGGGCGGCGGAAATACAGCCATGGACTCCGCCAGATCCGCTGTAAGAGCACCGGGTGTTAAAAAAGTAAGAGTCATATACAGACGTACACTTAAAGAAATGCCCGCAGACAGAGAAGAATACTATGACGCCATGAAAGAGGGCATCAGTTTTCACTTCCTCAGAAATCCGGCGGCCTTCAGGGGCGGCGGTCAACTGAGCTGTTCTGTAATGAAACTGGGTGAACCCGATGCCTCCGGCAGAAGACGCCCTGTGATAACAGAAGAAACAGAGAACTTCCCGGTAGATACTTTGATCACAGCCATTGGTGAAAATGTGGATAATGAGATGCTGCAGAAAATGGGAGTACCCGTAAGAGGCAGCTGGGCAAAACTCAATGAGAAAACCCTGGAAACAGAAGTTCCCGGTGTATTTCTGGTGGGTGATGCACAGACCGGTCCGGACTCCATTGTTGTAGCCATGGGAAGTGCCCGAAAATCTGTAAACCATATCCTTGCACAAGTTGGTGTTCTGCTTACACCCGTAATAGCGGAGAAGCTGGATAACACCGAGCGGGAGGATCTTTTAAAGCGGAAAAGCAGAATGACTCCCAGTGCCGAAAATCCCGATGAGTTTGCAGCATGGGCACAGAATGAAGCAAGCCGCTGTCTTCAATGTGATGTGGTCTGTAACAAATGTGTGGATGTATGTCCCAACAGAGCCAATGTGGTTATTCAAACAGCTGATGGATTCTCTCAGGAGAGTCAGATTCTCCATGTGGATGCCTACTGTAATGAATGTGGGAACTGTGCACAGTTCTGTCCCTGGGATGGCCGCCCCTACAAAGATAAAATCACAGTTTTTAACAGAATCAGTGACTTTGAAGGGAGTGATAATAACGGATTTATCACAAATGGTTCTGAGATTACACTCCGCCAGAGCGGATCTGTCTTCAAACTGAACTGGGACGGCAGTGAACTGAGCGGAACAATTCCCGGAGGGGCGGACGGACAGAAAACCGCGGCCATCCTAAGAACCATTCTGACCGATTACAGCTGGTACTGCGGACCAGTGGAGGAATAA
- the ssnA gene encoding putative aminohydrolase SsnA — protein sequence MLIIKNATVVNFSPPEVFQDWDIVIDGDQIAAAGPGAAEGLSADEVWDLKGGIVHPGLVCSHNHFYSGLARGILADIPPSPDFISTLKNLWWRLDRAIDKDILKSSGQICCLDAIRNGTTAVIDHHASPSFLEGSLSVLKDTFEETGLRGMSCYETSDRNGLAEMKAGIAENIRMAQEIDKEKSEGKWKGLFECHIGAHAPFTVPEEGLKLLSDAVESTGRGLHIHVAEDRYDVAHSHHHYSEDLLVRLDRHGLLNSKAIVAHGLYLSEEERKILNERNSFLVANFRSNMNNNVGSQKNIGSYKNAALGTDGMGTDMWEELKFAYFKHKDEGGPLWPGDFLNFLHNGNTILERNFDSRFGRIEKGFKADIVVSDYNAPTPLKAENIAGHIAFGQSASSVRSVIIEGKVVLKDREFPFDVSSIYKTARDNAARLWEKMNSIEP from the coding sequence ATGCTGATAATAAAAAATGCAACAGTAGTCAATTTCTCTCCCCCTGAAGTTTTTCAGGATTGGGATATTGTCATTGACGGTGATCAGATTGCCGCTGCAGGTCCCGGAGCCGCCGAAGGTCTTTCGGCGGATGAAGTGTGGGATCTGAAAGGCGGGATCGTTCATCCCGGTCTTGTGTGCAGTCACAACCATTTTTATTCAGGCCTTGCCAGAGGAATTTTAGCGGATATCCCGCCATCCCCTGATTTCATCTCAACCCTGAAGAATCTGTGGTGGCGTCTGGACCGAGCCATTGATAAGGATATTCTGAAATCCAGCGGACAGATCTGCTGCCTGGATGCCATCAGAAATGGAACGACCGCGGTTATTGACCACCATGCCTCTCCCTCCTTTTTAGAGGGATCTCTTTCAGTACTGAAAGATACCTTTGAAGAGACAGGACTACGTGGTATGAGCTGTTATGAAACCAGTGACAGAAACGGTTTAGCTGAAATGAAAGCCGGCATTGCGGAAAATATCCGTATGGCACAAGAAATTGATAAAGAGAAATCAGAAGGAAAATGGAAAGGACTTTTTGAATGCCATATAGGTGCCCATGCTCCTTTCACCGTGCCTGAAGAGGGCCTTAAACTACTTTCTGATGCAGTTGAATCAACAGGACGGGGCTTACATATTCATGTTGCAGAAGACCGCTATGATGTAGCCCACTCCCATCATCACTACAGTGAGGATCTTCTGGTAAGACTTGACAGACACGGGCTCCTGAACAGTAAAGCCATCGTTGCTCACGGTCTGTATCTGTCTGAAGAGGAACGGAAGATTCTTAATGAACGGAACAGTTTTCTGGTTGCCAATTTCCGTTCCAACATGAACAACAATGTGGGTTCACAGAAGAATATCGGTTCATATAAAAATGCAGCCCTTGGAACAGACGGAATGGGTACGGATATGTGGGAGGAATTGAAATTCGCTTACTTCAAACATAAAGATGAAGGCGGCCCTCTCTGGCCGGGAGATTTCCTGAACTTTTTGCACAACGGCAATACAATTCTGGAAAGAAATTTCGACAGCCGTTTCGGACGCATTGAGAAGGGATTTAAGGCAGATATCGTTGTATCCGATTACAACGCTCCTACCCCCCTTAAAGCAGAGAATATTGCAGGTCATATTGCCTTTGGGCAGTCTGCATCCTCAGTCCGATCCGTAATAATAGAGGGTAAGGTTGTACTGAAAGACAGGGAGTTTCCCTTTGATGTGAGCAGCATATACAAAACAGCAAGAGACAACGCTGCAAGGCTGTGGGAAAAGATGAATTCAATCGAACCGTAA